Proteins from one Oncorhynchus masou masou isolate Uvic2021 chromosome 12, UVic_Omas_1.1, whole genome shotgun sequence genomic window:
- the LOC135550391 gene encoding zinc finger protein ubi-d4-like isoform X1, which translates to MAAVVENVVQLLGEQYYRDAMEQCHNYNARLCAERSVRMPFLDSQTGVAQSNCYIWMEKRHRGPGVAPGQLYTYPSRRWRKKRRSHPPEDPRLVFPPLKSELDLGLKKDSLSSDGSSLEALLKGEPLDKRVPPELRGPEEESSLTDYTGGSVTPAARVRKRVLEPDDFLDDLEDEDYEEDTPKRRGKGKGKGRGVSSAKKKLDAAAAALEDKDKPYSCDNTFKQKHISKPSERVCGKRYKNRPGLSYHYTHSHLAEEEGEDKEEPEVHTPIPPQPEEPKTPKKGPDGLAIPNNYCDFCLGDSALNQKTGQSEALQSCSDCGRSGHPSCLQFTPVMMAAVKTYRWQCIECKCCNICGTSENDDQLLFCDDCDRGYHMYCLSPPMAEPPEGSWSCHLCLDLLKDKASIYQTCNVPPS; encoded by the exons ATGGCGGCTGTTGTTGAGAATGTTGTCCAACT GCTCGGAGAGCAGTACTACAGAGATGCCATGGAGCAGTGCCATAACTACAACGCCCGGCTATGTGCTGAGAGGAGTGTCCGAATGCCCTTCCTGGACTCTCAGACTGGAGTGGCGCAGAGCAACTGTTACATTTGGATGGAGAAGAGACACAGGGGACCAG GCGTGGCCCCAGGACAGTTGTACACCTACCCATCCCGCAGGTGGAGGAAGAAACGACGATCCCACCCCCCAGAGGATCCCCGACTCGTCTTCCCTCCTCTAAAGTCAG AGCTGGACTtggggttaaagaaggattccCTGTCCTCTGATGGCAGCAGTCTGGAGGCCCTGCTGAAGGGAGAACCCCTGGACAAACGGGTTCCTCCGGAGCTCCGAGGGCCGGAGGAGGAGTCCAGTCTGACAGACTACACTGGTGGGTCGGTCACCCCTGCAGCACGCGTCAGAAAG AGAGTCCTGGAGCCAGATGACTTCCTGGATGACTTGGAGGATGAGGACTATGAGGAGGACACCCCAAAAAGAAGAGGaaaaggaaagggaaag GGTCGTGGAGTAAGCAGTGCCAAGAAGAAGCTGGACGCTGCGGCGGCTGCGCTGGAGGACAAGGACAAGCCCTACTCCTGTGACA acaCTTTCAAACAAAAGCATATTTCAAAACCTTCTGAAAGAG TCTGTGGGAAGCGTTACAAGAATCGTCCGGGCCTGAGCTACCACTACACCCACTCCCACCtggctgaggaggagggagaggacaaggaggagccTGAGGTCCACACCCCCATTCCGCCCCAGCCTGAGGAGCCTAAGA CACCCAAGAAAGGTCCAGATGGTTTGGCGATACCCAATAACTACTGTGACTTCTGCCTGGGAGACTCTGCCCTCAACCAGAAGACGGGCCAGTCAGAGGCGCTGCAGTCCTGCTCAGACTGTGGACGTTCAG GCCACCCGTCCTGCCTGCAGTTCACCCCCGTGATGATGGCTGCAGTGAAGACCTACCGCTGGCAGTGCATCGAGTGCAAGTGCTGCAACATCTGTGGCACCTCAGAGAACGAC GACCAGCTTCTCTTCTGTGATGACTGTGATAGAGGCTATCATATGTACTGTCTCAGCCCCCCTATGGCTGAACCTCCAGAAG GGAGCTGGAGCTGCCATCTGTGTCTGGACCTATTGAAAGACAAGGCGTCAATATACCAGACCTGTAATGTCCCTCCGTCGTGA
- the LOC135550391 gene encoding zinc finger protein ubi-d4-like isoform X3, with protein sequence MAAVVENVVQLLGEQYYRDAMEQCHNYNARLCAERSVRMPFLDSQTGVAQSNCYIWMEKRHRGPGVAPGQLYTYPSRRWRKKRRSHPPEDPRLVFPPLKSELDLGLKKDSLSSDGSSLEALLKGEPLDKRVPPELRGPEEESSLTDYTGGSVTPAARVRKRVLEPDDFLDDLEDEDYEEDTPKRRGKGKGKGRGVSSAKKKLDAAAAALEDKDKPYSCDICGKRYKNRPGLSYHYTHSHLAEEEGEDKEEPEVHTPIPPQPEEPKTPKKGPDGLAIPNNYCDFCLGDSALNQKTGQSEALQSCSDCGRSGHPSCLQFTPVMMAAVKTYRWQCIECKCCNICGTSENDDQLLFCDDCDRGYHMYCLSPPMAEPPEGSWSCHLCLDLLKDKASIYQTCNVPPS encoded by the exons ATGGCGGCTGTTGTTGAGAATGTTGTCCAACT GCTCGGAGAGCAGTACTACAGAGATGCCATGGAGCAGTGCCATAACTACAACGCCCGGCTATGTGCTGAGAGGAGTGTCCGAATGCCCTTCCTGGACTCTCAGACTGGAGTGGCGCAGAGCAACTGTTACATTTGGATGGAGAAGAGACACAGGGGACCAG GCGTGGCCCCAGGACAGTTGTACACCTACCCATCCCGCAGGTGGAGGAAGAAACGACGATCCCACCCCCCAGAGGATCCCCGACTCGTCTTCCCTCCTCTAAAGTCAG AGCTGGACTtggggttaaagaaggattccCTGTCCTCTGATGGCAGCAGTCTGGAGGCCCTGCTGAAGGGAGAACCCCTGGACAAACGGGTTCCTCCGGAGCTCCGAGGGCCGGAGGAGGAGTCCAGTCTGACAGACTACACTGGTGGGTCGGTCACCCCTGCAGCACGCGTCAGAAAG AGAGTCCTGGAGCCAGATGACTTCCTGGATGACTTGGAGGATGAGGACTATGAGGAGGACACCCCAAAAAGAAGAGGaaaaggaaagggaaag GGTCGTGGAGTAAGCAGTGCCAAGAAGAAGCTGGACGCTGCGGCGGCTGCGCTGGAGGACAAGGACAAGCCCTACTCCTGTGACA TCTGTGGGAAGCGTTACAAGAATCGTCCGGGCCTGAGCTACCACTACACCCACTCCCACCtggctgaggaggagggagaggacaaggaggagccTGAGGTCCACACCCCCATTCCGCCCCAGCCTGAGGAGCCTAAGA CACCCAAGAAAGGTCCAGATGGTTTGGCGATACCCAATAACTACTGTGACTTCTGCCTGGGAGACTCTGCCCTCAACCAGAAGACGGGCCAGTCAGAGGCGCTGCAGTCCTGCTCAGACTGTGGACGTTCAG GCCACCCGTCCTGCCTGCAGTTCACCCCCGTGATGATGGCTGCAGTGAAGACCTACCGCTGGCAGTGCATCGAGTGCAAGTGCTGCAACATCTGTGGCACCTCAGAGAACGAC GACCAGCTTCTCTTCTGTGATGACTGTGATAGAGGCTATCATATGTACTGTCTCAGCCCCCCTATGGCTGAACCTCCAGAAG GGAGCTGGAGCTGCCATCTGTGTCTGGACCTATTGAAAGACAAGGCGTCAATATACCAGACCTGTAATGTCCCTCCGTCGTGA
- the LOC135550391 gene encoding zinc finger protein ubi-d4-like isoform X2 — MRDIFGESQGCHNGYWETGRLGEQYYRDAMEQCHNYNARLCAERSVRMPFLDSQTGVAQSNCYIWMEKRHRGPGVAPGQLYTYPSRRWRKKRRSHPPEDPRLVFPPLKSELDLGLKKDSLSSDGSSLEALLKGEPLDKRVPPELRGPEEESSLTDYTGGSVTPAARVRKRVLEPDDFLDDLEDEDYEEDTPKRRGKGKGKGRGVSSAKKKLDAAAAALEDKDKPYSCDICGKRYKNRPGLSYHYTHSHLAEEEGEDKEEPEVHTPIPPQPEEPKTPKKGPDGLAIPNNYCDFCLGDSALNQKTGQSEALQSCSDCGRSGHPSCLQFTPVMMAAVKTYRWQCIECKCCNICGTSENDDQLLFCDDCDRGYHMYCLSPPMAEPPEGSWSCHLCLDLLKDKASIYQTCNVPPS, encoded by the exons GCTCGGAGAGCAGTACTACAGAGATGCCATGGAGCAGTGCCATAACTACAACGCCCGGCTATGTGCTGAGAGGAGTGTCCGAATGCCCTTCCTGGACTCTCAGACTGGAGTGGCGCAGAGCAACTGTTACATTTGGATGGAGAAGAGACACAGGGGACCAG GCGTGGCCCCAGGACAGTTGTACACCTACCCATCCCGCAGGTGGAGGAAGAAACGACGATCCCACCCCCCAGAGGATCCCCGACTCGTCTTCCCTCCTCTAAAGTCAG AGCTGGACTtggggttaaagaaggattccCTGTCCTCTGATGGCAGCAGTCTGGAGGCCCTGCTGAAGGGAGAACCCCTGGACAAACGGGTTCCTCCGGAGCTCCGAGGGCCGGAGGAGGAGTCCAGTCTGACAGACTACACTGGTGGGTCGGTCACCCCTGCAGCACGCGTCAGAAAG AGAGTCCTGGAGCCAGATGACTTCCTGGATGACTTGGAGGATGAGGACTATGAGGAGGACACCCCAAAAAGAAGAGGaaaaggaaagggaaag GGTCGTGGAGTAAGCAGTGCCAAGAAGAAGCTGGACGCTGCGGCGGCTGCGCTGGAGGACAAGGACAAGCCCTACTCCTGTGACA TCTGTGGGAAGCGTTACAAGAATCGTCCGGGCCTGAGCTACCACTACACCCACTCCCACCtggctgaggaggagggagaggacaaggaggagccTGAGGTCCACACCCCCATTCCGCCCCAGCCTGAGGAGCCTAAGA CACCCAAGAAAGGTCCAGATGGTTTGGCGATACCCAATAACTACTGTGACTTCTGCCTGGGAGACTCTGCCCTCAACCAGAAGACGGGCCAGTCAGAGGCGCTGCAGTCCTGCTCAGACTGTGGACGTTCAG GCCACCCGTCCTGCCTGCAGTTCACCCCCGTGATGATGGCTGCAGTGAAGACCTACCGCTGGCAGTGCATCGAGTGCAAGTGCTGCAACATCTGTGGCACCTCAGAGAACGAC GACCAGCTTCTCTTCTGTGATGACTGTGATAGAGGCTATCATATGTACTGTCTCAGCCCCCCTATGGCTGAACCTCCAGAAG GGAGCTGGAGCTGCCATCTGTGTCTGGACCTATTGAAAGACAAGGCGTCAATATACCAGACCTGTAATGTCCCTCCGTCGTGA
- the LOC135550392 gene encoding cdc42 effector protein 2-like, whose translation MSTKAPIYLKRRSRKGKKEKLRDILSSDMISPPLGDFRHTIHIGSGGGDDDLFGDLSFLQGKFHLLPGQQGHNLSQRSSMYAEPFQFSRTASDSGHTPSSENSPLLKNALSLPVIEGVQAITLPVTSAPFSARPHQPQNAPPPPKPPRLHLDDEILTPHHPGLDSSSPSAQAPSKTSQFCPPSPRLSSGEDVCIQDPYLDDGDQERPYLSHAGSLLSLHLDLGPSILDDVLQIMDSQRLSGLNGTCLQGGRQELYT comes from the coding sequence ATGTCCACCAAGGCGCCCATCTATCTGAAGCGGCGGAGCAGGAAGGGGAAGAAGGAGAAGCTGCGGGACATCCTTTCCTCTGACATGATCAGTCCTCCGCTGGGGGACTTCCGCCACACCATCCATATCGGGAGCGGCGGGGGGGACGACGACCTGTTTGGGGACCTGTCCTTCCTGCAGGGGAAGTTCCACCTTCTCCCTGGGCAGCAGGGCCACAACCTGTCTCAGCGCTCCTCCATGTACGCAGAGCCCTTCCAGTTCAGCCGTACCGCCAGCGACAGCGGACACACACCCTCCTCAGAGAACTCCCCTCTGCTGAAGAACGCCCTCTCGCTGCCCGTCATCGAAGGGGTGCAGGCCATCACCCTACCAGTCACCTCTGCACCCTTCTCGGCCCGCCCCCATCAGCCTCAGAACGCGCCCCCTCCACCCAAGCCTCCCCGACTGCACCTGGATGACGAGATCCTGACGCCCCATCACCCAGGCCTGGACTCGTCTTCTCCCTCAGCACAGGCTCCCAGCAAGACGTCCCAGTTCTGCCCGCCCTCCCCCAGGTTGTCATCGGGCGAAGATGTGTGTATCCAGGACCCTTATCTGGATGATGGGGACCAGGAGCGCCCCTACCTGTCCCACGCAggctccctgctctccctgcacCTGGACCTGGGCCCCTCCATCCTGGACGACGTGCTGCAGATTATGGATAGCCAGCGCCTCAGTGGCCTCAATGGAACCTGTCTGCAGGGAGGGCGGCAGGAGCTCTACACCTGA